In Tetrapisispora phaffii CBS 4417 chromosome 6, complete genome, a single genomic region encodes these proteins:
- the TPHA0F02900 gene encoding tetratricopeptide repeat protein (similar to Saccharomyces cerevisiae HRD3 (YLR207W); ancestral locus Anc_7.339): protein MLLHRLCFTLVVSVNVLAQLVDPWNDVKTLLNEPQFNVDYFASDNKMLDSKRLQLSDAYSPEQQLKEYDEFWNEQNSTNSLQLKLYNDLQISAEKFNNAEALYKLANINLLGSYGLPQNKTLAVEYLMRFNEVTNYTNSTGLFEMAVIYSTGLLGTIPIDTPKSLVYYEKSALLGDIRAKQALAYRYLAGLNVPRDCDKALLLYREVADYIKNTYTPEEWNIFFPPLETYNIRVSDFEDGLIGSGLNTISASLTRTPSQKPDLSSIFYTQMNEGRIVLSFTSENMFADDDDQMIDELVDIYYTALDMYKGTYNKRRDPERARIALENVYMEYDDTTVLMENIQLYFYSKCIDLLGHLYLTGEGVPTADVATAEFYLKRSVEVLKPLTYIRSGAYRDLGLISQYAYNNITKAAQYYKYMTGMNDEDGNDFFQLSKISIAHPEMKLGDPFVLMQQAYSRGHVPSIYEFAKMLEDGFNNQHSCDDTAFLYKHFIEKNDHISAPQLKEAYVNLLLGKTEAAIWGYLQAGEQGWEPALVSTAYLLYRMSPLLDDEYVTSEERKQLSISYYSRAFNLHNTDAGVIAGNLYYNMGDYPRAITMYQSASLRYSSSALWNLGYMYEYGLGVEKDYYLAKRFYDEALEYDKNILLGVKLSLLKLQLKAWWSRINGYNTSSDDKNIDLFNSIPWYMQIITIFKNIINDNSRHSRTGSNADFHFGTYITTITEILGLTTEDLYGVAIVGLIFLFYILVRAIARRQGVQIRVNDQRLV from the coding sequence ATGCTTTTGCATAGGCTTTGTTTTACACTGGTAGTGTCAGTGAACGTTTTGGCACAACTGGTGGATCCATGGAATGACGTGAAAACTTTGTTGAATGAACCGCAGTTCAATGTGGATTATTTTGCTagtgataataaaatgCTGGATTCAAAGAGACTTCAGCTCTCTGATGCATATTCGCCAGAACAACAATTGAAGGAATACGATGAGTTTTGGAATGAACAGAATTCAACCAACTCTCTCcaattgaaattatataatgatttGCAAATATCAGCAGAGAAGTTTAACAATGCAGAGGCGTTGTACAAGCTAGCAAATATTAACCTGTTGGGCTCGTATGGTTTGCCGCAGAACAAAACTTTGGCAGTAGAATATTTGATGAGATTTAACGAAGTTACAAATTATACAAATTCAACAGGTTTGTTCGAAATGGCAGTCATCTACTCAACAGGTCTACTGGGGACAATTCCTATTGACACTCCAAAGAGCTTGGTCTATTACGAAAAGTCGGCATTATTAGGGGATATTAGAGCAAAACAGGCTTTGGCTTATAGGTATTTAGCAGGCCTGAATGTTCCAAGAGATTGTGATAAAGcattgttattatatagAGAAGTCGCtgattatattaaaaatacataCACTCCAGAAGAATGGAACATTTTTTTCCCACCATTGGAAACTTATAACATCAGAGTCTcagattttgaagatgGTCTTATCGGTTCCGGTTTAAATACGATATCAGCGTCATTGACAAGAACACCATCACAAAAACCTGATCTATCTTCGATATTTTATACACAAATGAATGAAGGAAGGATCGTTTTAAGTTTCACTTCTGAAAATATGTTCgctgatgatgatgacCAGATGATAGACGAATTGGTCGATATATATTACACTGCATTGGATATGTACAAAGGAACCTATAACAAAAGACGAGACCCCGAAAGGGCAAGAATAGCTTTGgaaaatgtatatatggAATATGATGACACAACCGTCCTTAtggaaaatattcaattgtatttttattccAAATGTATAGACTTGTTGGGCCATTTGTATTTGACTGGCGAAGGTGTTCCAACTGCAGATGTTGCAACAGcagaattttatttaaagagaTCTGTTGAGGTGCTCAAACCGTTAACATATATTCGTAGTGGAGCTTACCGTGATTTGGGTTTGATTTCTCAGTATGCCTATAATAACATCACCAAAGCTGctcaatattataaatacatGACGGGGATgaatgatgaagatgggaatgattttttccaattatcaaaaatatccaTTGCACATCcagaaatgaaattagGTGATCCATTTGTTCTAATGCAACAAGCTTATTCAAGAGGGCATGTACCATCAATTTATGAATTTGCTAAAATGCTTGAAGATGGTTTCAACAATCAGCATTCATGTGATGATACTGCATTTCTTTACAAGCATTttatagaaaaaaatgatcaTATATCAGCTCCTCAATTAAAAGAAGCGTATgtgaatttattattaggCAAAACTGAGGCCGCAATTTGGGGCTATCTACAGGCAGGAGAACAAGGGTGGGAGCCTGCCTTGGTATCAACTGCATATTTACTTTACCGTATGTCTCCTCTATTAGATGATGAATATGTCACATCTGAAGAAAGAAAGCAGCTATCGATATCTTATTATTCACGTGCTTTCAATTTACATAATACTGATGCAGGTGTCATTGCAGGTAacttatattataatatggGTGATTACCCAAGAGCAATTACGATGTACCAAAGTGCTTCTTTGAGATATTCCTCAAGTGCATTATGGAACTTGGGATACATGTATGAATATGGACTAGGTGTGGAAAAAGATTATTATTTAGCAAAACGATTCTATGACGAAGCTTTAGAATAcgataaaaatattttattaggAGTGAAATTAAGTTTActaaaattacaattaaaagCATGGTGGAGCAGAATCAATGGTTATAACACTAGTTCTGATGATAAAAacattgatttatttaattcaataCCCTGGTACATGCAAATTATCacaattttcaaaaatatcataaatGATAATAGTAGACACTCTCGTACGGGATCAAACGCAGACTTTCATTTTGGCACCTACATAACAACAATAACTGAAATTCTAGGTTTAACAACAGAAGATTTGTATGGTGTCGCAATAGTCGGTTTGATTTTCTTATTCTACATCTTAGTGCGTGCAATTGCAAGAAGACAAGGTGTCCAAATACGTGTAAATGATCAAAGATTAGTATAG
- the MHF2 gene encoding Mhf2p (similar to Saccharomyces cerevisiae YDL160C-A; ancestral locus Anc_7.341) — MNEEELDGPIPKDTIARILQLESFGEETRISAESVGILQKYMELFVREAVLRSIENREQKQSNIEALKKAPAKANPDQLQTFQHSFNGIELTHEDLEEISGLLLLDMS; from the coding sequence ATGAACGAGGAGGAATTGGATGGACCGATCCCTAAGGATACCATTGCTAGAATCTTGCAATTGGAGTCGTTTGGTGAAGAGACTCGTATTTCTGCAGAGTCCGTTggaattcttcaaaaatacATGGAGCTGTTTGTTCGAGAAGCAGTGCTGCGATCGATTGAGAACCGTGAACAGAAACAATCCAACATCGAAGCACTTAAAAAGGCTCCTGCTAAGGCCAACCCGGATCAACTGCAGACCTTCCAACATAGCTTCAATGGCATCGAGCTAACCCATGAGGACTTAGAGGAAATATCAGGACTCTTGCTATTAGACATGTCGTAA
- the HMX1 gene encoding Hmx1p (similar to Saccharomyces cerevisiae HMX1 (YLR205C); ancestral locus Anc_7.344) yields the protein MSNVKIIPSPTDVKALANRINFETRDFHNKIGAFMSIRLALALRHGFIYRQGLVAFYHIFGTIENEIDNLLNTLDSELDSVQIQTKKILKSFYVNEFRRKDNLLQDLTVLYYPEFKGNRQDVLDFLNSETFNKENYPELNFFTDYIKDTTKEKPYTIIAYCHVLYLALFAGGKIMKSNVLKNVGLFPKFDHMSHEEVTNQGSNFFRFTQEDTADFDSKLRFEYKKNYELSTRDELNEMQKNDIIEVSKNIFVMLENVIAEIGAKNRTKLMGGFTLKTITYLVEEWKYNEKLTKTNKQIILLIISIINILITYTIIKWFLS from the coding sequence ATGTCAAACGTAAAAATTATTCCTTCTCCAACTGATGTGAAAGCTCTAGCTAATAGAATTAACTTCGAAACAAGAGACTTCCATAATAAGATAGGTGCTTTCATGTCAATTAGACTCGCACTCGCGTTAAGACATGGTTTCATTTATAGACAAGGTCTAGTTGCattttatcatattttCGGAACCATTGAGAATGAAATAGATAACTTATTAAATACGCTAGATTCAGAACTGGATTCTGTTCAAAtacaaacaaaaaaaatcttGAAATCCTTCTATGTAAACGAGTTTAGAAGAAAAGATAATTTGCTTCAAGATTTGACTGTTCTTTACTATCCGGAATTCAAAGGGAATAGACAAGATGTGTTGGATTTCTTAAATTCGGAAACGTTTAACAAAGAGAACTATCCAGAATTAAACTTCTTCACAGATTATATCAAAGACACTACGAAGGAGAAACCATATACAATCATTGCATACTGCCATGTCCTTTACCTGGCGTTATTTGCAGGTGGCAAGATCATGAAATCAAATGTTCTTAAAAATGTAGGTCTATTCCCAAAATTCGACCACATGTCTCATGAAGAAGTAACGAATCAAGGTAGTAATTTCTTTAGATTCACACAAGAAGACACCGCTGATTTCGATTCAAAACTAAGATTCGAATATAAGAAGAATTATGAACTTTCAACAAGAGATGAATTGAATGAGATgcaaaaaaatgatatcatCGAAGtgtcaaaaaatattttcgtTATGTTGGAAAATGTTATTGCTGAAATCGGGGCCAAGAACAGAACCAAGTTGATGGGGGGCTTCACattgaaaacaataacatATTTGGTTGAAGAATGGAAAtacaatgaaaaattaacaaagacaaataaacaaataatacTCCTTATCATCtcaattatcaatatattaataacttACACCATCATTAAATGGTTTCTCTCCTAA
- the MSS51 gene encoding Mss51p (similar to Saccharomyces cerevisiae MSS51 (YLR203C); ancestral locus Anc_7.346), with product MTVLMSSINTLRHPMSMNILNKNTLTSLPSSQKRSLMGFVKNALGLDPSPSPDDPTPENRFHPWDQSPSPDLRERAARIRTLAKCPVTKKEINYTCPLSGIPTHHSREAWEADKDYHQSKRYEILKKVNIYEHDLRSGRPFPEFDFPLDQIHDRVVNLTNWDLFFYTRNFYSMDTEFQLAAVTKMLSYPMTIGSILHQFSPYSLNPKGPITLEGLKSLAALRYSLYPFQRKSNISLKLHDRPMRIFILGARAEAQLPGHVWKQLQFLFPDQTFEIHFIGTECLLNNEKNKYIKSAIPVVKKIDETMKLIYHSDYFHVYHEAQDFVPYDPYLDVFFTFHPGFAAPETSDLWMGDTMKALLETKCAIFTTGFNKQDITNDVEIVKARYGKEMDTLMDPIKNSYGSTKWELNDMNPQEIFQFNMYVAGFRGKRYHTIKR from the coding sequence ATGACTGTCCTCATGTCTTCGATCAATACTTTGAGACATCCAATGTCCATGAACATTTTGAATAAGAATACTTTAACATCTCTGCCATCAAGCCAGAAAAGATCATTGATGGGGTTTGTTAAAAACGCATTGGGTTTAGATCCATCTCCATCCCCTGACGATCCAACTCCAGAGAACAGGTTCCATCCTTGGGATCAATCCCCTTCCCCTGATTTGAGAGAAAGGGCAGCAAGAATTAGAACTCTTGCTAAATGTCCTGTGACAAAGAAGGAAATTAATTATACCTGTCCACTCTCTGGGATCCCAACCCATCATTCAAGGGAGGCTTGGGAAGCCGACAAAGATTATCATCAATCGAAAAGATAcgaaattttaaagaaagtaaatatttacgAACATGATCTAAGAAGTGGAAGACCTTTCCCTGAATTTGATTTTCCATTAGATCAGATTCATGATCGTGTTGTAAATTTGACAAACTGggatttatttttttatacACGTAACTTTTACTCAATGGACACAGAGTTCCAATTAGCTGCCGTGACTAAAATGTTGAGTTATCCAATGACCATTGGTTCAATATTGCATCAATTTTCTccatattctttaaatccAAAAGGCCCAATTACTTTAGAAGGTTTAAAATCACTAGCGGCACTACGTTATAGTTTATACCCATTCCAACGTAAATCTAATATATCTCTAAAATTGCACGATCGTCCAATgagaatatttattttaggAGCTAGAGCTGAAGCTCAATTGCCAGGTCATGTATGGAAGCAACTGcaatttttatttcctGATCAAACTTTCGAGATTCACTTCATCGGCACTGAATGTTTACtaaacaatgaaaaaaacaaatatataaaatcaGCTATTCCTGTTGTTaagaaaattgatgaaactATGAAACTAATCTATCATTCTGACTATTTCCATGTTTACCACGAAGCTCAAGATTTTGTTCCTTATGATCCATATTTAGACGTTTTCTTCACTTTCCATCCTGGTTTTGCTGCCCCTGAGACTTCAGACTTGTGGATGGGTGATACAATGAAGGCTTTACTAGAGACTAAATGTGCCATCTTTACCACCGGTTTTAACAAGCAAGATATTACCAATGATGTTGAGATTGTCAAAGCTAGATATGGGAAAGAGATGGATACTCTAATGGATCCAATTAAGAATTCATATGGTAGTACAAAATGGGAATTAAATGACATGAATCCCCAAGaaattttccaattcaACATGTATGTTGCAGGATTTAGAGGGAAGAGATACCATACTATTAAGAGATAA
- the CDC36 gene encoding CCR4-NOT core subunit CDC36 (similar to Saccharomyces cerevisiae CDC36 (YDL165W); ancestral locus Anc_7.347), translating to MDKFGLEALLPLIKQDDPEFSKKYNHAMTIGADLTSIQHSLGIPNNNKRYRVLDTFQSPWAETSRSEVEPRYFTPKSFTNIPKVLQSIDTPSVFNSVETDQQRISLFQDETLFYLFYKHPGTVIQELTYLELRKRNWRYHKILKAWLTKDPIVEPIVTADGQSERGSYIFFDPQRWEKCQRDFVLFYNAIM from the coding sequence ATGGATAAATTTGGTTTAGAAGCACTGCTTCCTTTAATCAAACAGGATGACCctgaattttcaaaaaaatataatcatGCTATGACCATCGGTGCTGATTTGACCTCAATACAACATTCTTTAGGCATACctaataacaataaaagatATCGTGTTCTGGATACTTTCCAATCTCCATGGGCAGAAACTTCTAGGAGTGAAGTAGAACCACGTTATTTCACACCAAAGTCATTCACTAATATACCAAAAGTTTTACAATCTATAGATACACCATCAGTTTTCAATTCTGTGGAAACAGACCAGCAAagaatttcattatttcaaGATGAGACGctgttttatttattttacaagCATCCTGGCACCGTGATCCAGGAATTAACCTATTTAGAACTGAGGAAACGTAATTGGCGTTatcataaaatattaaaggCTTGGCTAACAAAAGATCCAATAGTAGAACCTATAGTAACAGCAGATGGACAAAGTGAAAGGGGCTCTTACATATTTTTTGACCCACAAAGATGGGAAAAATGTCAAAGAGATTTcgtattattttataatgcCATCATGTGA
- the FAP7 gene encoding nucleoside-triphosphatase (similar to Saccharomyces cerevisiae FAP7 (YDL166C); ancestral locus Anc_7.348) — translation MSRRYQPNLLITGTPGCGKSTTCELLQRRLSDYTYYNISDFAKEHNCYDGFDEGRKSHIVDEDKLLDELEPLLRKGKCIVDWHVNDVFPERLIDLVVVLRCDNSVLYDRLKSRGYHDSKIDENMDAEIMGVVLQDAQESYAQEIVVELQSDTTEQMDENVDKIVDWVELWIKQHKNGVTNELSKKAASSANESASESEQKEEEEEEEEEEGSDDGN, via the coding sequence ATGTCTCGCAGATACCAACCTAATTTATTGATCACTGGTACTCCAGGTTGTGGGAAGTCTACAACTTGTGAGCTTTTACAGAGGAGACTATCTGATTATACCTACTACAATATTTCTGACTTTGCTAAGGAACATAACTGCTATGATGGTTTTGATGAGGGACGTAAATCGCATATTGTCGATGAAGATAAGTTGTTGGATGAATTAGAACCACTATTACGTAAAGGCAAATGTATTGTTGATTGGCACGTTAACGATGTGTTTCCAGAAAGGTTGATTGATTTAGTTGTTGTGTTGAGATGTGATAACTCTGTATTGTACGACAGATTGAAATCAAGAGGTTATCATGATTCAAAGATCGATGAAAACATGGATGCCGAGATCATGGGAGTCGTTTTACAAGATGCTCAAGAATCTTACGCTCAGGAGATTGTTGTTGAATTGCAAAGTGATACAACTGAACAAATGGATGAGAATGTCgataaaattgttgattGGGTAGAGTTATGGATCAAACAACACAAAAACGGTGTCACAAATGAATTGTCCAAAAAGGCCGCCTCGAGCGCTAACGAGAGTGCAAGTGAGAGTGAgcaaaaagaagaagaagaggagGAGGAGGAGGAGGAAGGGTCTGACGATGGTAACTAG
- the NRP1 gene encoding Nrp1p (similar to Saccharomyces cerevisiae NRP1 (YDL167C); ancestral locus Anc_7.349), producing the protein MYYIFVETETLHKIETPKDHTQIVSLSYQLINVEYKEDLSYDVKKNDVVILSLGDSMANGDIMTFKDIIEQFSRNVEKTIGNEEKVLCSLNSTWDLRVTIPRQSNDEGIILPSFLKLPIIFDLWKEYQRWCNLHFSEINTMKTKKYKDSSELYKILEINQNSDAKTNNEKLNDRSGNINMDRGYKKNDVRSTVDVFMAIVDKCSTPEDHESVLTHPYNSNVDFQTFIQETSKIIYMNNLPPDTTQSELESWFAQFGIKPARLWTVRNILESTSYTNSNGNSNNSPYVEEHDSISGFAVFQTHKEATDALLLNGRSILSNMANTKQPRVVEHIVELQPSSMVILERIQEISSQFPQSKNKPRPGDWNCMSCGFSNFQRRTSCFRCSFPAATSNNGNGTNVNNTINTRKYNNGNNENSLNSANKNTMNSYSLNQYQLDNKDRISTDIHSPMDSSNYNNMGIYGGNISAGNNILTQNSNMIMNNVNNHNLLSNYDNLTGNIGYSLNNGHTNNQYRYNHNNHLGFQNNAYNANNNRYSNQGNGLNNGGSNVPFRAGDWKCSACSYHNFAKNIVCLRCGGPKTQAILNDMNKSMSHNSGQKYNGHSNHKSQYNDHEKMGSNNRVDTPTSSSTVSSEDLHDKNINKEYYIDNKKHNNSFV; encoded by the coding sequence atgtattatatttttgtagaGACTGAGACTTTACATAAAATAGAAACTCCGAAAGACCACACACAAATAGTTAGTTTAAGCtatcaattgattaatgTTGAGTATAAAGAGGACCTATCTTATgatgttaaaaaaaatgatgttGTCATCTTATCATTAGGTGATTCTATGGCGAATGGGGATATTATGACTTTCaaagatattattgaaCAATTCTCTAGAAACGTTGAAAAAACAATAGGAAACGAGGAAAAAGTTCTATGCTCATTGAATTCAACCTGGGACCTTCGTGTAACTATTCCAAGACAATCAAATGATGAAGGTATCATCTTACCGTCTTTTTTAAAGTTaccaattatttttgacCTGTGGAAAGAATATCAGAGATGGTGTAATCTACATTTCTCTGAAATCAATACTATGAAGACAAAGAAGTATAAGGATTCATCAGAATTATACAAAATCTTGgaaataaatcaaaattcTGATGCCAAAACAAATAacgaaaaattaaatgatagaAGTGGTAATATTAACATGGATCGCGGGTATAAAAAGAACGATGTTAGAAGCACAGTAGATGTATTCATGGCAATTGTTGACAAATGTTCGACTCCAGAGGATCATGAATCTGTATTGACTCATCCTTATAACTCAAATGTGGACTTCCAAACATTTATTCAAGAaacatcaaaaataatttatatgaataatttaCCACCAGATACAACACAAAGTGAGTTGGAATCATGGTTTGCACAGTTTGGAATTAAACCAGCAAGATTATGGACGGTTAGGAACATTTTGGAAAGTACATCTTATACAAATTCTAATGGGAACTCCAATAATAGCCCCTATGTAGAAGAACATGATAGTATTTCTGGTTTTGCTGTATTTCAGACTCATAAAGAAGCTACAGATGCGTTGTTGCTAAATGGTCGTTCCATTTTGTCAAACATGGCTAATACAAAACAACCAAGGGTGGTTGAGCATATTGTAGAATTGCAACCATCATCTATGGTGATTTTAGAGAGAATTCAAGAAATCTCCTCACAGTTTCCTCAAAGCAAAAATAAACCTAGACCAGGTGATTGGAACTGTATGTCATGTGGTTTTTCGAACTTCCAAAGAAGAACTTCATGTTTTAGATGTTCCTTCCCTGCAGCAACTTCAAATAATGGAAATGGAAcaaatgttaataataCCATAAATACgagaaaatataataatggtaataatgAGAATTCTTTGAACTCCGCTAATAAAAACACTATGAATTCTTATTCGTTAAACCAATACCAACTTGATAATAAAGACCGCATTTCTACAGATATTCACTCCCCAATGGATTCTTCcaattacaataatatGGGCATATATGGTGGGAATATTTCTGCAGGTAATAACATTTTAACTCAAAATTCGAATATGATCATGAATAATGTCAATAATCATAATTTACTTTCAAATtatgataatttaacaGGAAATATAGGgtattctttaaataacgGTCATACCAATAACCAATATCGTTATAACCATAATAATCATTTGGGTTTTCAAAACAACGCATATAAtgcaaataataacagGTACAGCAACCAAGGTAATGGGTTAAATAACGGAGGCTCTAATGTTCCATTCAGAGCCGGTGATTGGAAATGTAGTGCATGTAGCTACCATAATTTTGCAAAGAATATCGTGTGTCTTCGTTGTGGAGGTCCAAAAACTCAAgctattttaaatgatatgaATAAATCAATGTCTCATAATTCAGGACAGAAGTATAACGGCCATTCAAATCATAAATCTCAGTATAATGATCATGAAAAAATGGGTTCAAATAATAGGGTCGATACTCCAACTTCGAGTTCCACGGTATCATCAGAAGACTTACATGATAAGAACATAAACAAGGAATATTACATTGATAACAAGAAGCACaataattcatttgtttaa
- the SFA1 gene encoding bifunctional alcohol dehydrogenase/S-(hydroxymethyl)glutathione dehydrogenase (similar to Saccharomyces cerevisiae SFA1 (YDL168W); ancestral locus Anc_7.350) — translation MSAVGKPITCTAAIAYEANKPLTVTEIVVDPPKAHEVRIKIVKTAVCHTDAYSLSGVDPEGLFPCVLGHEGSGIVESIGADVTNVKVGDHVIALYTAECGKCKFCLSGKTNLCGSVRATQGKGVMPDGTTRFHDKDGKPIYHFMGCSTFSQYTVVADVSLVAFDKSVSFEPTALLGCGVTTGYGAAIKTANIQKGDTVAVFGAGTVGLSVVQGAKSRGASKIIVVDLNNDKKDWSFEFGATDFVNPKELKDSEDIVSKLIEMTDGGLDFTFDCTGNVNVMRNALEACHKGWGQSIIIGVAAAGQEIATRPFQLVTGRVWRGSAFGGIKGRSEMGGLIKDYQSGTLKVDEFITGRRPFTEINAAFEDLHNGSCLRTVLDTST, via the coding sequence ATGTCTGCTGTTGGTAAACCAATCACTTGTACTGCTGCTATTGCTTATGAGGCTAATAAGCCATTAACTGTCACTGAAATCGTTGTTGACCCACCAAAGGCTCACGAAGTAAGAATCAAAATAGTTAAGACTGCTGTGTGCCATACTGATGCTTATTCTTTATCTGGGGTCGATCCAGAAGGTCTTTTTCCATGTGTTTTAGGTCATGAAGGTTCTGGTATTGTCGAATCTATTGGTGCTGATGTCACTAATGTCAAGGTCGGTGACCATGTTATTGCATTGTACACCGCTGAATGTGGCAAATGTAAATTTTGTTTGTCTGGTAAAACTAACTTATGTGGTTCTGTTAGAGCTACTCAAGGTAAAGGTGTCATGCCAGATGGCACTACTAGATTCCACGACAAAGATGGTAAACCAATTTACCACTTCATGGGTTGTTCCACTTTTTCGCAATACACTGTTGTTGCTGATGTTTCACTTGTTGCTTTCGACAAATCTGTTTCCTTCGAACCAACCGCTTTGCTAGGTTGCGGTGTTACTACCGGCTATGGTGCTGCCATTAAAACTGCTAACATTCAAAAAGGTGACACTGTTGCCGTTTTCGGTGCTGGTACAGTTGGTCTATCTGTGGTTCAAGGTGCTAAGTCTAGAGGCGCTTCCAAAATCATCGTTGTAGACTTAAATAACGATAAGAAAGATTGGTCATTTGAGTTTGGCGCTACTGACTTCGTTAATCCgaaagaattgaaagataGCGAGGACATCGTATCCAAGTTAATCGAAATGACCGACGGTGGTTTAGATTTCACCTTCGACTGTACCGGTAACGTCAATGTAATGAGAAACGCATTGGAAGCTTGTCACAAGGGTTGGGGTCAATCTATCATCATTGGTGTTGCTGCCGCTGGTCAAGAAATAGCTACTAGACCATTCCAATTGGTTACTGGAAGAGTATGGAGAGGTTCCGCTTTTGGTGGTATTAAAGGTAGATCCGAAATGGGTGGTCTAATTAAGGATTATCAAAGTGGTACTCTAAAGGTTGATGAATTCATCACCGGTAGAAGACCTTTTACTGAAATCAATGCTGCTTTTGAAGACTTACACAATGGTAGTTGCCTAAGAACAGTTTTGGACACTTCaacataa
- the COQ9 gene encoding ubiquinone biosynthesis protein COQ9 (similar to Saccharomyces cerevisiae COQ9 (YLR201C); ancestral locus Anc_7.351): protein MINRGRLIFRKSGVNARFFHPATDEYVLPNKLSPCTYTKDSPQFKILSHAIDNTVTKFGFSERAIIEAMKELKIENQSTMLSAIGSSNSPSFLHSSPSVMELLKFNLVLKRYRMIEGLDPLTMQQEELPSLESLLLKRLEMDIPIGKHISAFMSQLVIPGPFLLDSALPELHRLADDMIYFSNEKDHHDFAWYSKRLGVSSAYISSKLFMAQDNSCNYKETLQFAKDKLEKVMRLGDYYNNTEEYAWYVLLNSVNMVKSRMSRA from the coding sequence ATGATAAACAGAGGTAGACTAATCTTTAGAAAGTCAGGTGTCAACGCTCGTTTTTTCCACCCTGCTACTGATGAATACGTTTTGCCAAATAAACTATCGCCATGTACCTATACAAAAGATTCTCCTCAGTTTAAGATCTTGTCTCATGCTATAGATAACACTGTCACTAAATTTGGCTTCTCTGAAAGAGCTATTATTGAAGCTATGAAAGAATTGAAGATTGAAAATCAATCGACTATGTTATCTGCCATTGGATCATCTAATTCCCCTTCTTTTTTACATTCTTCGCCATCTGTCATGgaacttttgaaatttaatttgGTTTTGAAAAGATACAGAATGATCGAAGGATTAGATCCATTGACGATGCAACAAGAGGAATTACCAAGTTTGGAGTCGTTATTGTTGAAAAGATTAGAGATGGATATTCCAATTGGTAAGCATATTTCAGCATTCATGTCTCAATTGGTGATACCTGGTCCATTCTTATTGGATTCGGCTTTACCAGAACTGCATAGACTAGCAGATGATATGATTTATTTCTCAAATGAAAAGGATCATCATGATTTTGCTTGGTATTCGAAGAGGTTGGGTGTTTCTTCAGCATATATCTCTTCAAAACTGTTTATGGCTCAAGATAATTCATGCAATTATAAAGAGACGTTACAATTTGCAAAGGACAAATTAGAGAAGGTTATGAGACTGGGGGATTACTATAACAATACCGAAGAATACGCTTGGTACGTCCTATTAAATTCTGTCAATATGGTGAAATCAAGAATGTCAAGAGCTTAA